From a region of the Candidatus Cloacimonas sp. genome:
- the lspA gene encoding signal peptidase II, protein MKSSGTKFRTAPAYFIMLLVLVLDQLTKTLVRVNMEMQECIPLWQNLFGDTFILIRVQNTGAAFSFGIGSDLVNRIFFIGVTLLVVAIIIFLLYYAQHKIQVFAYGLILGGAFGNLIDRVIFGPVTDFFSMDFPDFIMERFPVFNIADSSIFIGVVLLIIDMIFIKDKQNTALDTEKNIEISETNKEL, encoded by the coding sequence GTGAAATCATCTGGCACTAAATTCAGGACGGCTCCGGCATATTTTATTATGCTGCTGGTTTTAGTTTTAGACCAGTTAACCAAAACCTTGGTGCGGGTGAATATGGAAATGCAGGAATGCATTCCTCTTTGGCAAAATTTATTCGGTGATACTTTTATTTTAATTAGAGTGCAAAATACCGGTGCTGCTTTTTCTTTTGGTATTGGCAGCGATTTGGTTAATCGGATATTTTTCATTGGAGTTACATTGCTGGTAGTAGCCATCATTATCTTTTTATTATATTATGCGCAGCACAAGATTCAGGTTTTCGCTTATGGTTTGATCTTAGGTGGAGCGTTTGGCAATTTGATAGATCGGGTTATATTTGGGCCTGTAACGGATTTCTTTTCTATGGATTTTCCCGATTTTATAATGGAAAGGTTTCCCGTGTTTAACATAGCTGACAGTTCAATTTTTATCGGAGTGGTTTTGCTGATCATTGATATGATTTTTATTAAAGATAAGCAAAATACGGCTCTTGATACAGAAAAAAATATAGAAATCAGTGAGACAAATAAGGAGCTATAA
- a CDS encoding purine-nucleoside phosphorylase, which produces MNSYIETAVWLKSKLPRKPQIAIILGTGLNNMAESFPLLYSIPYNQIPGFVKSTAPTHKGNLLLCEVGGIPVLFLQGRFHYYEGYAMAEVVFPVRVLASLGIKVLLVTNASGSLRKDYSPGTIVQLQDHINFMGTNPLIGINDDIGERFPSLNQPYDPELCSMADKVALELEIETAKGVYIAVTGPSMETKAECSTFALWGADIVGMSTVPEVITAIHCGLRVLAYSIVTNYSNLFHNLAHSQEEIQAVASVAGEKLQKIIAELIPRLARTFSLTP; this is translated from the coding sequence ATGAATAGTTATATAGAAACAGCTGTCTGGTTGAAAAGCAAACTTCCCCGCAAGCCACAAATTGCAATTATTCTGGGAACGGGATTAAACAATATGGCAGAATCATTTCCGTTGCTGTATTCTATACCCTATAACCAGATTCCGGGTTTTGTTAAAAGCACTGCTCCCACTCATAAAGGAAACTTGCTATTATGTGAAGTTGGGGGAATTCCGGTTCTTTTTTTGCAGGGGCGTTTTCATTATTATGAGGGTTATGCAATGGCGGAAGTTGTTTTTCCGGTAAGGGTTTTAGCGTCTTTGGGAATAAAAGTTTTACTGGTTACCAATGCTTCCGGTAGTTTACGAAAGGACTATTCGCCGGGAACAATTGTGCAGCTGCAGGATCATATTAACTTTATGGGCACTAATCCCTTAATAGGTATAAATGATGATATCGGGGAAAGGTTTCCTTCGTTAAATCAACCCTACGATCCTGAATTATGTTCAATGGCAGATAAAGTGGCTTTAGAACTGGAAATTGAAACAGCTAAAGGGGTCTATATAGCGGTAACGGGACCTTCTATGGAAACGAAAGCTGAATGTTCTACTTTTGCTTTATGGGGAGCGGATATTGTAGGGATGTCCACAGTGCCGGAAGTTATTACTGCCATTCATTGCGGGTTAAGAGTTCTTGCCTATTCAATAGTTACGAACTACAGTAATCTTTTTCATAATTTAGCTCATAGTCAGGAAGAGATTCAAGCGGTAGCATCCGTAGCCGGGGAAAAACTACAAAAGATAATAGCAGAACTGATTCCACGCCTGGCAAGGACTTTTTCATTGACACCATAA
- a CDS encoding FlgD immunoglobulin-like domain containing protein translates to MKNYLLTFLAIFLVAGISAQTVLTCHDIQYTTDLTGNSPYYSQTVTVQGIVTYIIPNSAFYIADPAGGEWSGLYVFHRNTSNAVSIGDLVKLTGTVDEYYNLTEFTNVSAYEIISQGNALPPFLEIPTSAMPSGTNHPENEKYEGVLVRFQDVTIKSVPDGYGQFLITDSSNVWAMVDNGLYAIPASSIVVGEHWYIIQGIVDFHSSAGFKVNPRNANDMIKQDTIENSIIKIVKTDPTTDPALNTDISMSLLSTKIKSEWGVMSYSVTFKVNPAVLIFSGLDIDSTLTHEMPDFHISAGGDTISWTYVSQDGIISPTNDALLIKILVRPLAYGEHTIDIISFKYNDTEVNNLIDGSVISKIQKKIAYLNIGKQGDKKNIFNPERGEEIIISYGTKTGYLSKAVVRIYDAQGRLVYTPVHKNITSATGIEEYKWNGRDSNMKLLPPGLYYCHLEVTDRSNSDKDNTVQPIVIKSALK, encoded by the coding sequence ATGAAGAATTATCTTCTCACTTTTTTGGCAATTTTCCTGGTAGCAGGAATATCTGCACAGACAGTTCTAACCTGTCACGACATTCAATATACTACCGATCTAACAGGTAATTCACCTTACTATTCTCAAACAGTAACTGTTCAGGGTATAGTTACTTACATCATTCCCAATTCTGCTTTTTATATTGCAGACCCGGCAGGAGGTGAATGGAGCGGACTTTATGTTTTTCATAGAAACACCAGCAATGCTGTCAGCATAGGAGATCTGGTAAAGCTTACCGGAACGGTTGATGAATATTATAACTTAACCGAATTTACCAATGTAAGCGCTTACGAAATTATTTCCCAGGGAAATGCTTTGCCGCCTTTTTTGGAAATACCTACTTCCGCTATGCCTTCCGGAACGAATCATCCGGAAAATGAAAAGTATGAAGGTGTGCTGGTCAGATTTCAGGATGTAACAATTAAATCCGTTCCGGATGGTTATGGTCAGTTTCTGATAACTGATAGCAGTAATGTTTGGGCAATGGTAGATAATGGATTATATGCTATTCCGGCAAGTTCTATAGTAGTAGGTGAGCATTGGTATATTATTCAAGGAATTGTAGATTTTCATAGCAGTGCTGGTTTTAAAGTAAATCCCCGTAATGCCAATGATATGATTAAGCAGGATACCATAGAGAATTCCATAATAAAAATCGTTAAAACCGATCCTACAACTGATCCAGCTCTGAATACCGATATCTCTATGAGTTTACTTAGCACCAAAATTAAATCCGAATGGGGAGTGATGAGTTATTCTGTTACTTTCAAAGTTAATCCCGCGGTGCTTATTTTTTCGGGATTGGATATTGATAGCACTTTAACTCATGAAATGCCTGATTTTCATATCAGTGCCGGTGGAGATACTATTAGTTGGACTTATGTTTCTCAGGATGGAATAATATCTCCAACCAATGATGCCCTGTTAATTAAAATTCTGGTGAGACCTTTAGCTTATGGAGAACACACCATTGACATTATCTCTTTCAAATATAATGATACGGAAGTTAATAACCTGATTGACGGTTCGGTTATCAGCAAGATTCAGAAAAAAATTGCCTACCTGAATATTGGCAAACAGGGAGATAAGAAAAATATCTTTAATCCGGAGAGGGGAGAGGAAATTATAATCAGCTACGGAACCAAAACCGGCTATCTTTCCAAGGCAGTAGTAAGAATTTATGATGCACAAGGTCGGTTAGTTTACACTCCTGTGCATAAAAATATAACTTCTGCCACGGGAATTGAAGAATATAAATGGAATGGACGGGACTCTAATATGAAATTATTGCCTCCTGGTTTATATTACTGTCATCTGGAGGTTACCGATCGCAGTAACAGCGATAAAGATAATACCGTTCAACCCATTGTTATTAAAAGCGCTTTGAAGTGA
- a CDS encoding thymidine kinase, which translates to MLNIVNQKTGWIEVICGSMFSGKTEELIRRIRRAEYAKQKVLVFKPVIDNRYDANNIVSHSQMQAPSIPITTPGEIYSYLDGEVKIIAIDEAQFFDSSIVGISNDLADQGYRVIIAGLDQDYKGEPFGSMPQLMAIAEYVTKNLAICMVCGNPANRTQRTVHKDEQILVGSTEAYEARCRNCHEVLD; encoded by the coding sequence ATGCTGAATATTGTAAATCAAAAAACGGGCTGGATAGAAGTTATTTGTGGAAGTATGTTCAGTGGTAAAACAGAAGAATTGATTCGGAGAATTAGGCGTGCGGAATATGCCAAACAAAAGGTTTTAGTTTTTAAACCGGTGATAGATAATCGTTACGATGCTAATAATATTGTATCTCATTCCCAAATGCAGGCACCTTCCATTCCTATTACTACTCCCGGAGAAATATACAGTTATCTGGATGGGGAAGTGAAAATTATTGCTATAGACGAAGCGCAGTTTTTTGATTCCTCCATAGTGGGTATCAGTAATGATTTGGCAGACCAGGGTTACCGAGTTATCATAGCGGGTTTGGATCAGGATTATAAAGGTGAGCCCTTTGGCAGTATGCCTCAGCTGATGGCGATTGCGGAATATGTTACCAAGAATTTGGCGATTTGTATGGTCTGCGGTAATCCTGCCAATAGAACTCAACGCACGGTGCATAAAGATGAACAAATTTTAGTCGGCTCTACGGAAGCTTATGAAGCAAGATGCAGAAATTGCCATGAGGTTTTAGATTGA
- a CDS encoding YggT family protein, producing MIYPTSFTGSILFFAVRLIQIYNILIIARVLASWVIRNPYNRLYHFLLTITEPVLGPLRRILPPMMGLDFSPIIAFFLLDLLSRLLISLI from the coding sequence TTGATATATCCTACCAGTTTCACGGGTTCCATATTATTCTTTGCTGTGCGGCTAATTCAGATTTACAATATTCTGATTATTGCAAGGGTCTTGGCTTCCTGGGTAATTCGGAATCCTTATAACAGGTTATATCATTTTTTACTAACTATCACTGAACCGGTGTTAGGTCCTTTGCGTCGTATTTTACCCCCAATGATGGGGTTGGATTTTTCCCCGATTATAGCTTTTTTTCTACTTGATTTATTATCTCGTCTTTTAATTTCGTTAATATAA
- a CDS encoding TraR/DksA C4-type zinc finger protein, which produces MATKKLAPEKLKYYEEVIRSELRESIAYIESINKEQSLGARESSGDLSSYAYHQADQGSDTNLMEQTVMMLEGEREKIRHLNEALRRIEDGTYGICEFCGEFIQESRLEVIPYATCCVACKEKNEDKKRRQRR; this is translated from the coding sequence ATGGCAACAAAGAAGTTAGCGCCTGAAAAACTGAAATATTACGAGGAAGTAATCAGGTCTGAATTACGGGAAAGCATTGCTTATATTGAAAGTATCAACAAAGAGCAAAGCTTGGGTGCCCGGGAAAGCAGTGGCGATTTATCCAGCTATGCATATCATCAAGCAGATCAGGGTTCGGATACAAACCTTATGGAACAAACGGTTATGATGTTGGAAGGCGAACGAGAAAAAATCCGTCATCTCAATGAAGCATTACGAAGAATTGAAGATGGAACTTACGGTATTTGTGAATTTTGCGGTGAATTTATTCAGGAATCCCGTTTGGAAGTTATTCCTTATGCTACTTGTTGTGTTGCCTGCAAAGAAAAAAATGAAGATAAAAAAAGGCGGCAACGACGGTGA
- a CDS encoding ABC transporter ATP-binding protein produces MAMRRRIKNRWNNIILIFRMMLRYWHYMLAGFICMLLFALFNGVSVTLVIPLFDYVFKPNKVNLLYTDFSSFLVALGEMLKQHISSSGGFFPAIQNYGALWEDAKVLMLQTDSLSILYLLCIAIFAVILLKNVFFLVHKILFNSLRGRTIRDIRNYMFSRYLNQSLSFFNHHRVGDAIVRMVGDVEIVSEQLINSFVNVIREVITVIVFARIAYLLNPVLLLYSIVILPVFSLAIGLLGKKIKKYSKRIQEQLSNLFSNVEEVLNSMKIVQAFRREKYERKNFETINQKHYRMWFKAQYYGTLNTPISELNTAITGIIVIVIGGNMILTPGSGFSLGDFTAFLFALFSMLHPLKVITQVYTDIRKALVSLDRIGLVMNQESRIQDKPDAIAKETFDSEITFENVTFGYRENKPVLKNFNLTIPKRSKVAFVGSSGSGKTTIANLMIRLYDVSAGAIKIDGIDIRDIKLDNLRKFFGIVTQESILFSKSIKENIAYGSQEEISDEQIIQAAQIANADEFINELPNKYNEVLGSKGSDLSGGQKQRLCIARAIAGDPPILIFDEATSALDTESEQKVQQAIDKATQNRTVILIAHRLSTILKADKIVVLEKGKIVGMGTHQELIQNCPRYQHLYNLQQGK; encoded by the coding sequence ATGGCTATGAGACGGAGAATAAAGAACAGATGGAATAATATTATCCTGATTTTCAGGATGATGTTGCGTTACTGGCATTATATGCTTGCCGGTTTTATATGTATGTTGCTTTTTGCTCTATTTAACGGGGTAAGCGTAACTTTAGTAATTCCCCTGTTTGATTATGTATTTAAGCCGAATAAAGTAAATCTGTTATACACTGATTTCAGCAGTTTCCTGGTGGCTTTAGGGGAGATGCTGAAACAGCATATTAGCTCTTCCGGTGGTTTTTTCCCGGCAATTCAAAATTACGGTGCCTTATGGGAAGATGCCAAAGTGCTGATGTTGCAAACGGATTCGCTATCTATACTATATTTATTGTGTATAGCTATTTTTGCAGTTATTCTCTTGAAAAATGTCTTTTTCCTTGTCCATAAGATCTTATTCAATTCTTTACGGGGCAGAACTATTCGCGATATACGCAATTATATGTTTTCCCGCTATTTAAATCAGTCCCTATCATTTTTTAATCATCATCGTGTTGGCGATGCTATCGTTCGGATGGTTGGTGATGTAGAAATCGTTAGTGAACAGCTAATCAATTCCTTTGTGAATGTAATTCGGGAAGTGATAACGGTGATTGTTTTTGCCCGCATTGCATATTTATTAAATCCTGTTTTACTATTATACAGCATTGTTATTTTGCCGGTGTTTTCGTTAGCGATAGGTCTTTTAGGCAAAAAAATAAAGAAATATTCCAAACGCATTCAGGAACAGCTCTCCAATCTTTTTTCCAATGTGGAGGAAGTGCTTAACAGTATGAAAATTGTGCAGGCATTTCGGCGCGAGAAATATGAACGAAAGAATTTTGAAACTATTAATCAGAAACATTATCGGATGTGGTTTAAGGCACAATATTACGGAACACTGAATACTCCTATATCGGAATTGAATACTGCAATTACCGGAATAATAGTAATCGTCATTGGTGGTAATATGATCCTTACTCCGGGCAGCGGTTTTTCCTTAGGTGATTTTACCGCTTTCCTTTTTGCTTTGTTCTCTATGCTGCATCCGCTAAAAGTGATTACTCAGGTCTATACTGATATCCGTAAAGCTCTGGTTTCACTGGATAGAATTGGTTTGGTTATGAACCAGGAATCCCGCATTCAAGATAAACCCGATGCTATAGCTAAAGAAACATTTGATAGCGAAATAACCTTTGAAAATGTAACTTTCGGCTATAGAGAAAATAAACCGGTGCTCAAGAATTTTAATTTAACTATACCTAAAAGAAGTAAAGTTGCCTTTGTCGGCTCCAGCGGAAGTGGAAAAACAACAATCGCTAATTTGATGATTCGCCTGTATGATGTTTCTGCCGGTGCTATAAAAATTGACGGGATAGATATTAGAGATATTAAATTGGATAACTTACGCAAATTCTTCGGTATCGTAACTCAAGAATCCATTCTCTTCTCCAAATCCATCAAAGAAAATATTGCCTACGGCAGCCAGGAAGAAATTAGCGATGAACAAATCATCCAAGCTGCCCAAATTGCCAATGCGGATGAATTTATCAATGAACTACCCAATAAGTATAACGAAGTCCTTGGCAGTAAAGGTTCGGATTTATCAGGAGGACAAAAACAACGACTTTGCATTGCACGAGCTATTGCCGGAGACCCTCCAATTTTAATTTTTGACGAGGCAACTTCTGCTCTGGATACGGAATCGGAACAAAAAGTGCAGCAGGCAATTGATAAGGCAACCCAAAACAGAACTGTTATCTTGATCGCTCATCGGCTTTCTACAATTTTAAAAGCAGATAAGATAGTAGTTTTGGAAAAAGGGAAAATTGTGGGTATGGGAACACACCAGGAATTGATTCAAAACTGTCCCCGCTATCAACATCTTTATAATCTGCAGCAGGGTAAATAA
- a CDS encoding DivIVA domain-containing protein, whose amino-acid sequence MALFPLDIKHQEFSTVMFGYSKKEVRAFLDQVASEVEAFQKQLEKEIARQEQKQTEVKQEAMQAGNAVEELKRREELISRTLVFAEKTKADIIANARKEAENIIKEADLKAKRAIQEAKQYLSVLEHQYLQLKEQKRQFLIQFKVELQSFQDRINKDPLLSKDSELRLDSEFHQIKEEIIPPADNTETRNTKG is encoded by the coding sequence ATGGCACTTTTCCCTTTGGACATAAAACATCAGGAGTTTTCAACTGTAATGTTCGGTTACAGCAAAAAAGAAGTGCGTGCTTTTTTAGACCAGGTTGCTTCCGAGGTTGAGGCATTTCAGAAACAGCTGGAAAAGGAAATAGCCCGTCAGGAACAAAAACAGACCGAAGTGAAACAAGAAGCAATGCAAGCCGGAAATGCAGTAGAAGAATTAAAAAGGCGGGAAGAACTTATCAGCCGCACTCTTGTTTTTGCTGAAAAAACGAAGGCAGATATAATTGCCAACGCTCGCAAAGAAGCTGAAAACATTATTAAAGAGGCAGACCTGAAAGCAAAAAGAGCTATCCAGGAAGCGAAGCAATACTTAAGTGTTTTGGAACACCAATATTTGCAGCTTAAGGAACAAAAACGCCAGTTCCTGATCCAGTTTAAGGTGGAACTGCAAAGTTTTCAGGATAGGATTAATAAAGACCCGCTTTTAAGCAAAGACAGCGAATTAAGGTTGGATAGCGAATTCCATCAGATAAAAGAAGAAATCATTCCTCCCGCGGATAATACAGAAACCCGAAATACAAAGGGCTAA